A window from Syntrophorhabdus sp. encodes these proteins:
- the scpB gene encoding SMC-Scp complex subunit ScpB, with amino-acid sequence EYSDPGRSVEVAEVAGGFQMRTKVAYRDWVRRFVREKDVGLSRPMLETLSIIAYKQPVTKKEIDVVRGVDSARAVKHLLERRLIEIAGRNGEAGKRMVFRTTQRFLEVYGLKSLEDLPTYKEIESLEG; translated from the coding sequence CGGAGTATTCCGACCCCGGGCGGTCCGTCGAGGTGGCTGAGGTGGCCGGCGGTTTCCAGATGAGGACGAAGGTCGCCTACCGCGACTGGGTCAGGCGTTTTGTCCGGGAAAAGGACGTGGGTCTCTCGCGGCCGATGCTCGAGACGCTTTCGATCATCGCCTACAAGCAGCCCGTGACAAAGAAGGAGATAGACGTCGTGCGCGGCGTCGATTCGGCGCGGGCCGTCAAGCACCTCCTCGAGAGAAGACTCATCGAGATCGCCGGGCGCAACGGTGAGGCGGGCAAGCGCATGGTGTTCAGGACGACACAGAGGTTTCTCGAGGTCTACGGGCTAAAGAGCCTCGAGGACCTGCCGACATATAAGGAGATAGAATCGCTCGAAGGATAG